A genomic stretch from Telopea speciosissima isolate NSW1024214 ecotype Mountain lineage chromosome 7, Tspe_v1, whole genome shotgun sequence includes:
- the LOC122668752 gene encoding uncharacterized protein LOC122668752, which translates to MKALFIGIKEAKKLKIDKLWVESDSTSVVTAILTSKLPWNFFQNWWTASEFLDTIQWRLTHCFREGNGPTDKLANHAALTKATSTWNATSRFISHLITWEAMGRPHYRFL; encoded by the coding sequence ATGAAGGCGCTCTTTATTGGCATCAAAGAAGCTAAGAAGCTTAAGATTGACAAATTATGGGTGGAAAGTGATTCAACATCTGTGGTTACAGCTATTCTCACATCCAAGCTTCCATGGAACTTCTTCCAAAATTGGTGGACTGCATCTGAATTTCTAGACACCATACAGTGGCGACTGACCCATTGTTTCAGAGAAGGAAATGGTCCAACTGACAAGCTAGCAAACCATGCTGCACTCACCAAAGCAACTTCGACCTGGAACGCAACTTCAAGGTTCATTTCGCATCTGATCACTTGGGAAGCAATGGGACGTCCCCATTACCGATTCTTGTAA
- the LOC122669247 gene encoding LOW QUALITY PROTEIN: ABC transporter C family member 8-like (The sequence of the model RefSeq protein was modified relative to this genomic sequence to represent the inferred CDS: inserted 1 base in 1 codon), whose protein sequence is MRMRSALMVAVYQKQLKLSSQGRRRHTTGEIVNYIAVDAYRMGEFPWWFHLGWSLTVQLFLGIGVLILTVGVGVLPGLVPLLICSFLNVPFAKFLQNCQSRFMVAQDERLRATSEVLNNMKIIKLQSWEDKFKNLIESFRLKEFEWLTKLQVKKAYCTVLYWMSPTIVSSVIFMGCAIWRSAPLNASTIFTVLAALRMMAEPVRTIPDALSMLIQVKVSFDRLNVFLLEDELSDEHVQRRQPQDSEKIIRIHAGAFSWDPYTTATTLRRLDFEVRRGGKVAVCGPVGAGKSSLLYAILGEIPKISGTVDVFGSVAYVSQTSWIQCGTIRDNILFGKPMDNTRYSKAIKACALEKDIESFDHGDLTEIGQRGLNMSGGQKQRIQLARAVYNESDIYLLDDPFSAVDAHTAAILFNDCVMGALAKKTVILLTHQVEFLTAADRILVMEGGEIIQMGSYKDLLTAGTALEQLVNAHKDAMTVLDPEINEHGGESEVNRMNGSTGSYPTKQNSEMEISVKLQAGIQLTEDEAMEIGDAGWKPYLDYLSISKGSLFFGLSTFSQSAFVALQLAATYWLAVAIQIPQIGNGVLIGTYAGISAISTVFVFLRSWFAAHLGLKASKAFFSGFTNSVFKAPMLFFDSTPIGRILTRASSDLSMLDFDIPFSMTFVMVGCIELLTTIGVAASVTWQIIFVAVLAMIATIYIQRYYLASARELIRINGTTKAPVMNYAAETSLGVVTIRAFDMMDKFFQNYLKLIDMDAKLFFHSNAAMEWLVIRIEVLQNLTLFTIALFLVLLPQGAVTPGFVGLSLSYAFTLTNNQVFTSRWYCSLANYIVSVERIKQFMHIPSEPPAIVDDKMPPSSWPSLGRIDLLDLKIKYRPNAPLVXISCTFKEGTRVGVVGRTGSGKTTLISALFRLVEPVSGTILIDGLDICSIGLKDLRLKLSIIPQEPALFKGSIRTNLDPLGLYSDNEIWEAIEKCQLKSTVLSLPNLLDSSVSDEGENWSVGQRQLFCLGRVLLKRNRILVLDEATASIDSATDAVLQRVIRQEFSRCTVVTVAHRVPTVIDSDMVMVLSYGKLVEFDEPSKLMEVNSYFSKLVAEYWSSCQGNSMQNLSNYH, encoded by the exons ATGCGGATGAGATCTGCTTTGATGGTTGCTGTTTACCAAAAGCAGCTCAAGCTCTCTAGTCAAGGTAGGAGAAGACACACAACAGGGGAGATTGTGAACTACATTGCAGTTGATGCCTATCGCATGGGTGAATTCCCTTGGTGGTTTCACTTGGGATGGAGTCTTACAGTGCAATTGTTCCTCGGCATCGGTGTACTTATTTTGACCGTGGGTGTGGGGGTTCTTCCTGGTTTGGTTCCCCTCCTCATCTGTTCCTTTCTAAATGTCCCCTTTGCAAAGTTCCTTCAGAATTGTCAATCTCGATTCATGGTTGCCCAAGATGAACGACTCAGAGCAACTTCTGAGGTCCTAAACAATATGAAAATAATCAAATTACAGTCATGGGAAGATAAATTCAAGAATTTGATTGAATCATTCCGTTTGAAGGAATTTGAATGGCTAACTAAGTTACAAGTTAAGAAGGCCTATTGCACTGTATTATACTGGATGTCTCCTACGATTGTTTCTTCAGtgatattcatgggatgtgccATTTGGAGAAGTGCCCCATTGAATGCCAGCACCATTTTCACAGTCCTTGCGGCACTAAGGATGATGGCAGAGCCTGTGAGAACAATTCCTGATGCTCTTTCTATGTTGATTCAGGTGAAGGTATCTTTCGACCGCCTTAATGTGTTTTTGCTGGAAGATGAGCTCAGTGATGAGCATGTGCAGAGGAGGCAACCACAAGATTCAGAGAAAATAATTAGAATTCATGCTGGTGCTTTCAGTTGGGATCCATACACAACTGCCACTACTCTGAGGCGGTTAGATTTTGAAGTAAGAAGGGGGGGGAAAGTTGCAGTTTGTGGGCCTGTTGGAGCTGGGAAATCATCCCTCTTGTATGCTATACTAGGGGAAATACCCAAAATCTCAGGAACT GTTGATGTATTTGGGTCTGTTGCATATGTTTCTCAAACATCTTGGATTCAGTGTGGTACCATTCGTGACAATATTCTCTTTGGAAAGCCAATGGACAATACAAGATATAGTAAGGCTATTAAAGCATGTGCACTCGAGAAAGATATCGAGAGTTTTGACCATGGCGACCTCACAGAAATTGGGCAGAGAGGGCTCAACATGAGTGGAGGACAAAAACAGAGGATACAACTTGCTAGAGCAGTCTACAATGAATCAGATATCTATCTTCTTGATGACCCTTTTAGTGCAGTAGATGCTCATACAGCTGCCATTCTATTCAAt GATTGTGTCATGGGTGCTCTGGCAAAGAAAACTGTCATTCTACTAACTCATCAAGTCGAGTTTCTGACTGCGGCAGATAGGATTCTG GTTATGGAAGGTGGAGAAATCATTCAAATGGGAAGTTATAAGGACCTCTTGACAGCAGGCACAGCATTGGAACAGCTTGTGAATGCGCATAAAGATGCAATGACAGTATTGGATCCTGAAATTAATGAACATGGGGGTGAATCTGAAGTAAATAGAATGAATGGGTCTACGGGGTCCTACCCCACGAAACAGAACAGCGAGATGGAGATTTCGGTAAAGCTGCAGGCTGGGATCCAGCTAACAGAAGATGAAGCAATGGAGATTGGTGATGCGGGTTGGAAGCCATACTTGGATTACCTAAGTATCTCAAAAGGatcacttttttttggtttaagtACATTTTCTCAGTCTGCTTTTGTTGCTCTCCAGCTTGCTGCAACCTATTGGCTTGCTGTAGCTATTCAGATTCCTCAAATCGGCAACGGCGTCTTAATTGGAACCTACGCAGGAATTTCAGCCATTAGTACAGTGTTTGTATTTCTAAGGTCCTGGTTTGCAGCCCATCTAGGATTGAAGGCTTCAAAAGCTTTCTTTTCAGGTTTCACCAATTCAGTATTCAAGGCTCCTATGCTCTTCTTTGATTCAACCCCTATTGGTAGGATCTTAACACGG GCATCATCAGATTTAAGTATGTTGGATTTCGACATCCCTTTCTCCATGACCTTTGTGATGGTGGGTTGCATTGAATTATTAACAACCATAGGAGTAGCAGCCTCAGTCACATGGCAAATTATCTTTGTAGCCGTTCTTGCTATGATAGCTACAATTTATATTCAG AGATACTATCTAGCCTCTGCAAGGGAGCTGATAAGAATTAATGGAACAACCAAAGCGCCTGTTATGAACTATGCAGCGGAGACGTCACTTGGAGTGGTCACAATACGAGCTTTTGACATGATGGACAAGTTCTTCCAGAATTACCTAAAGCTCATTGACATGGATGCAAAACTTTTCTTTCATTCTAATGCTGCCATGGAATGGTTAGTCATAAGAATAGAAGTGCTCCAGAATTTGACCCTCTTCACCATTGCTCTTTTCCTTGTATTGCTTCCACAGGGTGCTGTTACTCCAG GATTTGTTGGGCTATCTCTTTCTTATGCTTTCACATTGACCAATAACCAAGTGTTTACATCTAGATGGTACTGCAGTTTAGCCAACTATATTGTATCTGTTGAACGGATAAAACAATTCATGCACATACCATCAGAACCTCCCGCAATCGTAGATGACAAAATGCCACCATCCTCATGGCCGTCCTTGGGAAGAATAGACTTGCTTGATTTGAAG ATAAAATATCGCCCGAATGCTCCACTTG CAATCAGCTGTACTTTCAAAGAAGGAACTAGAGTAGGAGTTGTTGGAAGAACCGGTAGTGGCAAGACTACATTGATAAGTGCTTTGTTCCGTCTTGTAGAACCTGTGAGCGGGACAATTCTCATAGATGGATTGGACATTTGTTCTATTGGACTCAAGGACCTGAGATTGAAACTCAGCATCATCCCACAAGAACCAGCTCTCTTTAAGGGTAGCATTCGAACTAACTTGGATCCTTTAGGCCTCTATTCTGACAATGAGATTTGGGAG GCTATAGAGAAGTGCCAATTGAAGAGTACAGTTCTTAGTCTTCCAAATCTCTTAGACTCATCAG TGAGTGATGAAGGTGAAAATTGGAGTGTCGGGCAACGCCAGCTTTTCTGCCTGGGTCGAGTCCTTcttaaaagaaatagaattcTAGTTTTAGATGAAGCAACTGCATCAATTGATTCAGCAACAGATGCTGTCCTACAGAGAGTCATCAGGCAAGAATTCTCAAGATGCACTGTGGTAACTGTGGCTCACAGAGTTCCCACAGTTATAGACAGTGACATGGTCATGGTCCTCTCTTATG GGAAACTGGTGGAATTTGATGAACCTTCAAAACTCATGGAAGTCAACTCCTACTTTTCTAAGCTTGTGGCAGAATACTGGTCCAGCTGCCAGGGGAACTCTATGCAAAACCTCAGCAACTACCATTGA
- the LOC122669246 gene encoding ABC transporter C family member 8-like — MVMQEIWQITQSMASFRRSLGWKSWLCKGKFDFGSLCIQRFIIDGLNVLFVFLFFMLLILGSVRKSYSNGDTRKHWIFVFVSVYCAVISFTYIISGVRDVLDRNDESRNLRWVVDFITALVWISLSVSLIVRRIRWVRVVVIVWWVSFSVLASVLNVEVLLKMQGIHIIDIVSWPAKLMLLLCAWKHFSQSASQNRPDQSLSEPLIGKSETHRTELCRASFISRLTFSWLHPLLSLGHSKPLGLDDVPDLTSEDEAILQYKKFNNAWGYLRGDMSSTNTHNLVIRALAKVYMKEMIIEGVYAILRTFAVVVLPLLLYAFVQYSTQKGENKIDGVFLVGYLVIIKVTESLMVAVYQKQLKLSSQGRRRHTTGEIVNYIAVDAYRMGEFPWWFHLGWSLTVQLFLGIGVLILTVGVGVLPGLVPLLICSFLNVPFAKFLQNCQSRFMVAQDERLRATSEVLNNMKIIKLQSWEDKFKNLIESFRLKEFEWLTELQGKKAYCTALYWMSPTIVSSVIFMGCAIWRSAPLNASTIFTVLAALRMVAEPVRTIPDALSMLIQVKVSLVRLNVFLLEDELSDEHVQRRQPQDSEKIIRIHAGAFSWDPYTTATTLRRLDFEVRRGEKVAVCGPVGAGKSSLLYAILGEIPKVSGTVDVFGSVAYVSQTSWIQSGTIRDNILFGKPMDNTRYCKAIKACALDKDIESFDHGDLTEIGQRGLNMSGGQKQRIQLARAVYIDADICLLDDPFSAVDAHTAAILFNDCVMGALAKKTVILVTHQVEFLTAADRILVMEGGEIIQMGSYKDLLTAGTAFEQLVNAHKDAMTVLDPEINGHGSESEVNRMNGSTGSYPTKQNSEMEISVKPQAGIQLTEDEAMEIGDAGWKPYLDYLSISKGSLFFGLSTFSQSIFVALQLAATYWLAVAIQIPQIGSGVLIGTYAGISAISTVFVFLRSWFAAHLGLKASKAFFSGFTNSVFKAPMLFFDSTPIGRILTRASSDLSILDFDIPFTMTFVMVGSIELLTTIGVAASVTWQIIFVAVLAMIATIYVQRYYLASARELIRINGTTKAPVMNYAAETSLGVVTIRAFDMMDKFFQNYLKLIDMDAKLFFHSNAAMEWLVIRIEVLQNVTLFTIALFLVLLPQGAVTPGFVGLSLSYAFTLTNSQVFTSRWYCSLANYIVSVERIKQFMHIPSEPPAIVDDKRPPSSWPSLGRIDLLDLKIKYRPNSPLVLKGISCTFKEGTRVGVVGRTGSGKTTLISALFRLVEPVSGTILIDGLDICSIGLKDLRLKLSIIPQEPALFKGSIRTNLDPLGLYSDIEIWEAIEMCQLKSTVLSLPNLLDSSVSDEGENWSAGQRQLFCLGRVLLKRNRILVLDEATASIDSATDAVLQRVIRQEFSRCTVVTVAHRVPTVIDSDMVMVLSYGKLVEYDEPSKLLEVNSYFSKLVAEYWSSCQGNSMKSLSK; from the exons ATGGTGATGCAGGAAATCTGGCAAATAACTCAAAGCATGGCTTCCTTCCGGAGATCATTAG GTTGGAAGTCTTGGCTTTGTAAAGGAAAGTTTGATTTTGGATCTCTTTGCATTCAGAGATTTATAATAGATGGTTTAAATGTGctgtttgtctttcttttctttatgcTTTTGATTCTTGGTTCTGTTAGAAAGAGTTATAGCAATGGGGATACAAGAAAGCATTggatttttgtatttgtttcaGTCTACTGTGCTGTTATTAGTTTTACATATATAATTTCTGGTGTGCGGGATGTATTGGACAGAAATGATGAATCTAGGAATTTGAGATGGGTAGTTGATTTTATCACCGCACTGGTTTGGATATCTTTATCAGTTTCCTTGATCGTTCGGAGGATCAGATGGGTGAGAGTTGTAGTTATAGTCTGGTGGGTCTCCTTCTCAGTACTGGCTTCTGTACTGAATGTGGAAGTGTTGTTAAAAATGCAGGGCATTCATATAATAGACATAGTTTCATGGCCTGCCAAGCTAATGCTTCTCCTTTGTGCTTGGAAACACTTCAGTCAGTCTGCTTCTCAGAACAGGCCAGACCAGAGTTTGTCTGAACCTCTAATTGGAAAATCTGAGACACATAGAACTGAGTTATGCCGAGCCAGTTTCATTAGCCGTTTGACGTTTTCTTGGCTTCACCCTCTGCTGAGTTTGGGTCACTCAAAACCATTAGGCCTTGATGATGTCCCAGATTTAACTTCCGAAGATGAAGCCATCTTacaatataaaaaatttaataatgcaTGGGGTTATCTTAGGGGAGATATGAGCTCAACAAATACTCACAACTTAGTAATACGGGCCTTGGCTAAAGTTTACATGAAAGAGATGATAATTGAAGGAGTCTATGCCATTCTTAGGACATTCGCTGTCGTGGTTCTTCCATTGTTACTCTATGCCTTTGTACAGTATTCAAcacaaaagggggaaaataaaATTGATGGTGTCTTCCTAGTTGGTTACTTGGTGATCATCAAGGTCACAGAGT CTTTGATGGTTGCTGTTTACCAAAAGCAGCTCAAGCTCTCTAGTCAAGGTAGGAGAAGACACACAACAGGGGAGATTGTGAACTACATTGCAGTTGATGCCTATCGCATGGGTGAATTCCCTTGGTGGTTTCACTTGGGATGGAGTCTTACAGTGCAATTGTTCCTCGGCATCGGTGTACTTATTTTGACTGTGGGTGTGGGGGTTCTTCCTGGTTTGGTTCCCCTCCTCATCTGTTCCTTTCTAAATGTCCCCTTTGCAAAGTTCCTTCAGAATTGTCAATCTCGATTCATGGTTGCCCAAGATGAACGACTCAGAGCAACTTCTGAGGTCCTAAACAATATGAAAATAATCAAATTACAGTCATGGGAAGATAAATTCAAGAATTTGATTGAATCATTCCGTTTGAAGGAATTCGAATGGCTAACTGAGTTACAAGGTAAGAAGGCCTATTGCACTGCATTATACTGGATGTCTCCTACGATTGTTTCTTCAGtgatattcatgggatgtgccATTTGGAGAAGTGCCCCATTGAATGCCAGCACCATTTTCACAGTCCTTGCGGCACTAAGGATGGTCGCAGAGCCTGTGAGAACAATTCCTGATGCTCTTTCTATGTTGATTCAGGTGAAGGTATCTTTGGTCCGCCTTAATGTGTTTTTGCTGGAAGATGAGCTCAGTGATGAGCATGTGCAGAGGAGGCAACCACAAGATTCAGAGAAAATAATTAGAATTCATGCTGGTGCTTTCAGTTGGGATCCATACACAACTGCCACTACTCTGAGGCGGTTAGATTTTGAAGtaagaaggggggaaaaagtTGCAGTTTGTGGGCCTGTTGGAGCTGGGAAATCATCCCTCTTGTATGCTATACTAGGGGAAATACCCAAAGTCTCAGGAACT GTTGATGTATTTGGGTCTGTTGCATATGTTTCTCAAACATCTTGGATTCAGAGTGGTACCATTCGTGACAATATTCTCTTTGGAAAGCCAATGGACAATACAAGATATTGTAAGGCTATTAAAGCATGTGCACTCGATAAAGATATCGAGAGTTTTGACCATGGCGACCTCACAGAAATTGGGCAGAGAGGGCTCAACATGAGTGGAGGACAAAAACAGAGGATACAACTTGCTAGAGCAGTCTACATTGATGCAGATATCTGTCTTCTTGATGACCCTTTTAGTGCAGTAGATGCTCACACAGCTGCCATTCTATTCAAT GATTGTGTCATGGGTGCTCTGGCAAAGAAAACTGTCATTCTAGTAACTCATCAAGTCGAGTTTCTCACTGCAGCAGATAGGATTCTG GTTATGGAAGGTGGAGAAATCATTCAAATGGGAAGTTACAAGGACCTCTTGACAGCAGGCACAGCATTTGAACAGCTTGTGAATGCGCATAAAGATGCAATGACAGTATTGGATCCTGAAATTAATGGACATGGGAGTGAATCTGAAGTAAATAGAATGAATGGGTCTACGGGATCCTACCCCACGAAACAGAACAGCGAGATGGAGATTTCGGTAAAGCCGCAGGCTGGGATCCAGCTAACAGAAGATGAAGCAATGGAGATTGGTGATGCGGGTTGGAAGCCATACTTGGATTACCTAAGTATCTCAAAAGGATCACTGTTTTTTGGTTTAAGTACATTTTCTCAGTCTATTTTTGTTGCTCTCCAGCTTGCTGCAACCTATTGGCTTGCTGTAGCTATTCAGATTCCTCAAATCGGCAGTGGCGTCTTAATTGGAACCTATGCAGGAATTTCAGCCATTAGTACAGTGTTTGTATTTCTAAGGTCCTGGTTTGCAGCCCATCTAGGATTGAAGGCTTCAAAAGCTTTCTTTTCAGGTTTCACCAATTCTGTATTCAAGGCTCCCATGCTCTTCTTTGATTCAACTCCTATTGGTAGGATCTTAACACGG GCATCATCAGATTTAAGTATTTTGGATTTCGACATCCCTTTCACCATGACCTTTGTGATGGTGGGTTCCATTGAATTATTAACAACCATAGGAGTAGCAGCCTCAGTCACATGGCAAATTATCTTTGTAGCCGTTCTTGCTATGATAGCTACAATTTATGTTCAG AGATACTATCTAGCCTCTGCAAGGGAGCTGATAAGAATCAATGGAACAACCAAAGCGCCTGTTATGAACTATGCAGCGGAGACGTCACTTGGAGTGGTCACAATACGAGCTTTTGACATGATGGACAAGTTCTTCCAGAATTACCTAAAGCTCATTGACATGGATGCAAAACTTTTCTTTCATTCTAATGCTGCCATGGAATGGTTAGTCATAAGAATAGAAGTGCTCCAGAATGTGACCCTCTTCACCATTGCTCTTTTCCTTGTTTTGCTTCCACAGGGTGCTGTTACTCCAG GATTTGTTGGGTTATCTCTTTCTTATGCTTTCACACTGACCAATTCCCAAGTGTTTACATCTAGATGGTACTGCAGTTTAGCCAACTATATTGTATCTGTTGAACGGATAAAACAATTCATGCACATACCATCAGAACCTCCCGCAATCGTGGATGACAAAAGGCCACCATCCTCATGGCCCTCCTTGGGAAGAATAGACTTGCTTGATTTGAAG ATAAAATATCGCCCGAATTCTCCACTTGTTCTCAAGGGAATCAGCTGTACTTTCAAAGAAGGAACTAGAGTAGGAGTTGTTGGAAGAACCGGTAGTGGCAAGACTACATTGATAAGTGCTTTGTTCCGTCTTGTAGAACCTGTGAGCGGGACAATTCTCATAGATGGATTGGACATTTGTTCTATTGGACTCAAGGACCTGAGATTGAAACTCAGCATCATCCCACAAGAACCAGCTCTTTTCAAGGGTAGCATTCGAACTAACTTGGATCCTCTAGGCCTCTATTCTGACATTGAGATTTGGGAG GCTATAGAGATGTGCCAATTGAAGAGTACAGTTCTTAGCCTTCCAAATCTCTTAGACTCATCAG TGAGTGATGAAGGTGAAAATTGGAGTGCCGGGCAACGCCAGCTTTTCTGCCTGGGTCGAGTCCTTcttaaaagaaatagaattcTAGTTTTAGATGAAGCAACTGCATCAATTGATTCGGCAACAGATGCTGTCCTACAAAGAGTCATCAGGCAGGAATTCTCAAGATGCACTGTGGTAACTGTGGCCCACAGAGTTCCCACTGTTATAGACAGTGACATGGTCATGGTCCTCTCTTATG GGAAACTGGTGGAATATGATGAACCTTCAAAACTCTTGGAAGTCAACTCCTACTTTTCTAAGCTGGTAGCAGAATACTGGTCTAGCTGCCAGGGGAACTCTATGAAAAGCCTCAGCAAGTAa